In Hemiscyllium ocellatum isolate sHemOce1 chromosome 33, sHemOce1.pat.X.cur, whole genome shotgun sequence, the following are encoded in one genomic region:
- the chadlb gene encoding chondroadherin-like b, protein MPSKMLPLRSSHGFLGAVLIAFLAGTAACPLYCICDNIQRVVTCIKKQLTEIPVTIPEATKELDIKGNNINTIATGAFLPIPYLTHLNLQKCKIHHLAEGAFRGLGQLISLNLGFNSIEFIYQETFDGLMSLQQLIINHNRIEEIRPGAFGQLGFLNLLNLEGNCLVYLPPLVFQGLQQIKHLRLSNNMLNNIADEAFAGLWTLKRLSLDDNELQYLPTEALSRLKNVARVDLGQNPMTYLGDESVQMASLKHLTLDNMFLQEVSHTAFIHSPGLVVIDLRYNQLQVMQPLEGLEALRTINLTGNPIQCNCLMSPFREWISNRTKLRAEVFCGAPGVFRDERLDSLRTIDLKCISRPSDHEDEEELNPQSEPEKNNQDKLPCPEHCDCNHDLKHSSCEGKGLRKIPKGFPVDALLLDMRHNDFHTVPRGSFSDLKSLVSLHMQNCGIHDLHDGAFRGLKMLIYLYLSGNEISSLQPTIFEGLPDLTYLYLDYNKLTSVPKGAFKLLPNLFALHLEYNPIPQLTDDNLEGADFLRWLYLTGNNLTSISPTALQPIRGLQKLFLDENKLTAVPTIALMGAPNLDELKLANNPIKQIGDSAFLPVAGSLQHLWLNDMGLETIFDGAFDGLHLGLESLYLENNKLSNIPDLKKFTSLHTINLSNNPWNCDCPLLHLRRWIEKTNVKVTAVCSLPENVTGLNVKDAPFKHCKTRLPRKRKVSLKKGQEKRKPKKAKQQHKKQKKNKLQYTVADPTMQPVTN, encoded by the exons GCCACCAAGGAGCTTGATATCAAAGGGAACAACATCAACACCATAGCAACTGGTGCTTTTCTTCCAATTCCCTACCTCACCCACTTAAATTTACAGAAATGTAAGATTCACCATCTTGCAGAAGGTGCCTTCCGGGGACTTGGTCAGCTGATCTCCCTGAATTTAGGCTTCAATAGCATTGAGTTCATTTACCAGGAGACCTTTGACGGCCTGATGTCCCTTCAACAACTCATCATTAACCACAACAGGATTGAGGAGATCAGGCCCGGTGCTTTTGGCCAGCTGGGCTTCCTAAACCTCTTAAATCTGGAAGGGAATTGCCTGGTTTATTTGCCCCCTTTGGTCTTTCAGGGTCTCCAGCAAATTAAACACCTTCGCTTGTCAAACAATATGCTCAACAATATTGCAGATGAGGCCTTTGCTGGGCTCTGGACACTGAAGAGATTGAGTCTGGATGACAATGAGCTTCAGTACTTGCCAACAGAAGCCTTGTCCAGGCTCAAAAATGTGGCCAGAGTGGATCTCGGCCAGAACCCTATGACCTACCTTGGCGACGAGTCTGTCCAGATGGCTTCATTGAAGCACCTGACTTTGGACAATATGTTCCTTCAGGAGGTATCTCACACAGCGTTTATCCACAGCCCCGGGCTGGTGGTGATTGACCTTCGTTACAACCAACTGCAAGTCATGCAACCCCTGGAAGGGCTCGAGGCCTTGAGAACCATCAACCTGACAGGAAATCCAATCCAGTGCAACTGTTTGATGAGTCCTTTCAGGGAATGGATTTCCAACCGCACCAAGCTGAGGGCGGAGGTGTTCTGTGGAGCGCCGGGAGTATTCCGTGATGAGCGACTGGATTCACTGCGGACAATTGACCTGAAATGTATCAGCCGGCCTTCCGACCATGAAGACGAAGAGGAGCTCAATCCCCAGAGCGAGCCTGAGAAAAATAACCAAGACAAGCTCCCGTGCCCAGAACACTGTGACTGCAACCATGACCTAAAACATTCCAGCTGCGAGGGCAAGGGTCTCCGCAAGATCCCGAAGGGCTTCCCCGTAGATGCCCTTCTTCTCGATATGCGCCATAATGACTTCCACACAGTGCCCAGAGGCTCATTCTCAGATTTGAAATCCTTGGTTTCACTCCACATGCAGAACTGTGGAATTCATGACCTCCATGACGGTGCCTTCCGTGGCTTAAAGATGCTTATTTACCTCTACCTGTCTGGTAATGAGATATCGAGTCTCCAGCCAACCATCTTTGAGGGGTTACCAGACCTGACTTATTTGTACTTAGACTACAACAAGTTAACATCAGTTCCCAAGGGAGCATTCAAGCTGCTGCCCAACCTGTTTGCCCTCCATCTGGAATACAATCCCATTCCCCAACTGACAGATGACAACTTGGAAGGAGCTGACTTTCTGAGATGGCTCTACCTGACGGGCAACAACCTCACCTCCATTTCTCCCACGGCTCTGCAGCCCATCAGGGGGCTCCAGAAGCTTTTTCTAGATGAGAATAAACTGACAGCAGTTCCCACCATTGCTCTCATGGGGGCGCCAAATCTGGATGAATTGAAATTAGCCAACAATCCAATTAAACAGATAGGTGACTCCGCCTTCCTGCCGGTGGCAGGTTCTCTACAACACTTATGGCTGAATGATATGGGATTGGAGACG ATCTTTGATGGAGCCTTTGATGGATTGCATTTAGGGCTAGAAAGCCTTTACCTGGAGAATAATAAGCTGAGCAACATTCCTGATCTGAAGAAGTTCACAAGCCTTCATACCATCAATCTATCGAACAATCCTTGGAACTGTGATTGCCCACTCCTCCACCTCCGCAG gtgGATTGAAAAAACCAATGTAAAGGTCACAGCCGTCTGCAGCCTTCCAGAAAACGTCACAGGGCTGAATGTGAAAGATGCCCCTTTTAAACACTGCAAAACTCGCCTTCCCAGGAAGAGGAAAGTCAGTCTGAAAAAGGGCCAAGAAAAAAGAAAACCGAAAAAGGCCAAGCAGCAACACAAAAAACAGAAGAAGAATAAACTGCAGTACACTGTAGCTGACCCGACAATGCAACCAGTGACAAACTGA